From Rana temporaria chromosome 5, aRanTem1.1, whole genome shotgun sequence:
CACAACTGCGTACAGGGCGAGTTTTGACTCAActttttcaaataattttttttttgcaggcttccGGTTAATTAAAGCTTCAGACTATCTCTGAGACttacttctctctctctgtgttctGGGCAAGCGGCTGCCGCCCTAGTTTGGCAGATACTGGGGCTGTAGTACGGCCACAGTGCTCTAGGCTTTCTAGTCGGGATTGAGCTTGGCTTCGGCGGTCCGAGCGCCCGAACACTCAAGGCCGGGGGGTCCCCTTCCTGCCTCCCCTGCAGGATGGCTTCAGCGGCCCTCCGCGTTTAACTTATCCCCTCCTAGGACAGTGCTGTGTCGCGGGGATGTGACGTCATcaggcgcatgcgcggtagcctCAAGAAACcaatggcggccatcttggtccactggAAGCTGTCTGTATATAATGAAGCTAAATTACCCTCATTGTGGAGACAGCTTTCACTGCAAGAACACATCCTTCAGTTAGGGGAGACTCTTTCCTATTGTCCTTTCTTCCCTTCACACTCCATTATGAATCCAGCCCAAGGTAAATTATGCAGAGGCTCATGATTGTTCAGAAGGATAGGTTTGTGCTGTTTACGTAGGTTGAATATATTCATGAGCATATGATGGGTGTGTGggagtatatatacatataggtatatgtatatatatatatatacttatataagGTATCCACGATACCATATGGATTTCAGCATTTGTTTTGTgcttttgcataggtgtgaacatatAGGTACATATCTTCCGttaatcagtttaaaaaaaaaaacatatatattaaaaatgtgggaatatgtatgtgtataaatgtatatatacatatatgtgtaggtgtatatatgtatataataattttattaaaacccccaaaaaaacaacaacgcacAATAGAAATTAAGAAGGTTAACCCCGTTGGTTTTCCTTTTTAACAGCCCTTCCCCGCAGTCCAGTATTACAAAAAGATCCTTAACATACCACTAGGTAAGTGGCTGCAACTGCCAGGTAAGTTCAAAATAAAAGAGCACTTGGGTACCCTATATGGAGGAAAAACAGAGTTAATGTCTTTTCCTTTCTTGCAGCCCACAGCATCAACCAAGCCGCAGAGAGGCGCAGGGTAAGAGGTCCAAAGCTCACGATGCCTCAAATAGTGGTCACTCTACTTCAGCCCACGCACCTCAGAGCCGCAGGTCTTCCCTGCATTCGGCTGGAAAATCTCCCTCTCCACATCACCCCGCCACCCCCAAAGGCAGAACTTGTTGGGTCTGCAGTGATGATACGCTTCCAAAAAAATTGGTCTGCAGTTGCTGTTTTCCGGGAGCAGCCAGAAATGAGGAAAAGGAGAAGGAAGAATACTCCCATCCACTTGCGGAGTCCCTGGAGTTAATCatcaaaattataatttttttgagcagggaAAACTAGAAGAGTTTAGTTGCTGCCACGAGATAAACGGTGCTTCAATCCAGGAAGTCTCTCTCCATTGGCACCTTTGGCAGAATTAGGAAGAAAGCTTTTATTCATGGTGTTTCAGGCCTGTAAAGTCTGGCTATCTTAAGATAGAGTTCTTGGCATTGGGAGATTCAGGCTTGAGCCTTTTTCAGATGGATCCGGAATTCATGGATAGAACGTTCCTCAAGAGCAATCCTTTTTTCAGGTCTCCAAATGGATTTGATACGTCTAAAGCGGGATCTGCCTTCGGTACTCGGTATACTCGCAGCTTTTCCTTTCACATGCACACAAGAATCTTCTCTGTGAGATGCTACACTaaaaacaatttttcttttttttctttttctccataTTCCTAAACACAGTCTCCTCTGTCCAAAGGTTCTCAGAAACCCAAGCCTCAGGGGTTGAGGACTCCGATATTTTGATCTATTAAAACAAATTGGTCATCTGGCCGTCTTGCCAGTTCAGGTCCAGAGCTTCCTCTGTTAGCCATCTCAACCAGGAATTGGTAGTTCCAGATCTTTCAGTGCGTTCCAGCGACTCCTGACTGCCCGAACCAGATAAAGGAAAACTTTCTCAGGCATTTTTTGATCTGACATAAAACTACTAGGGATGCTACCGGCTTaccttaaagcaaaaaaaaaaaaaaaaaggaaggctgTAGGCATCAAGGACAACTTCAGCAAGTTTGATGGTTCATCTTATCCAGAGAACATAGTGGGCTAGTGGTTCTCTGGTCCAAAGTCAAGAGATACGTGTGCGGGGAATAGCATCTACCTGGCCTACAGTAACGCAAAATCTCTCCAAACGCTCTGTCATTGGGAAAACTGGTCATTCTACACCGCATTTATGACCCAGTGGGGTCTACACTTACTCATAGTGGCATAGGGGGAAAGTCTTTTCAGCTGTCTACTCTTAATGgagattaaaatattttttgcagcAACCCTCCCTGTGAGCGAGTTATtaaccatatgtatgctgccctGGAAGGCACGAGGAAAACgcaaaattgaatacttacctttctgtaattttcctttcctggtgcctgacCATGGCAGCATATGCCCTCCCTTTCTATAAATGTCTAGTTACAagaatggtgtatgggggggttgTCACTCTTTTATAGAGTTATaattggtcctgtgggttggttAGGGGCGGAGTAAccaaccatatgtatgctgccatagtcaggcaccaggaaaggaaaattacggaaaggtaagtattaatTTTTCCGTTGTTTTAGACACTACAGATGCATTATCAAGATAtaatatttataaaacaaaattttGAGTaccagcttgtttttttccccaaaaaaagcttTTCATGTTTCAGTGGAAGTTCTAGGCTTTAGAATTACCACAGTTTATTTGTCACTAAATGATGAATAATAATTAACACTAAAGTCGCTAACGTGTGTTTCtaaccaaatacatttttaaaaacatttatttttttatttttttggagaagGAATAGAATCACTATCtgtttttttactgctgtctgggaCTCATTCGGGGGCATTTTCCCTCACTTTTTTGTCCCAGCCAATATGGTTTaactcatgggtcttcaaactacagccctccagttgttcaggaactacaattcccatcatgcctagtcatatctgtgaatgtcagtgtgttacaatgcctaataggatttgtagttctacaacagctggagggccgtagtttaaagaCCCATGGTTTAACCAGCCAGTAAGTAAGGAAAAATCGCCAATATGAACACAAGTAGAAATAACAAGCTTTCTAGCCTTCCCCGCTCTACTTAAAGTGGATCTAAGGGCTAAAGGGTTTTACCTTCAAAGCATCAGAATTTAATCTTCATTTTAAGCTTTGCTTTTTACTTATTAGAAGAGATGGAAAAATCTGGCTTCCCCATTACAGAGATACCAACTTAGCATGCCAAGTGTTGCTGTACTCTAGACAGAGCACTGACTAGCACTGAGCTCATTATTATAGTAATACCTACCAGAATGACTGTTAACACTGGGCTAGTGACATGAATAGTTTTTGGACCCAGGTAGTTGTAGCTTTTAACTAAGTTATACCTGGTGAATAACTGCCACAATGTAAATGGTAttctttgtcatttttattttccacagttaaaaaataataataatgaatgtaAAAATCAACGGCAAAAGAACACTCACCACACATACTCCATAATGTACATGTGCTACTGTAGCACCAACTGCAGCAGCAAAAAAGGTAGGTTCTTCCATTGTCCCAAGATACCCAGAGACAGTCAGTCCAACCACAAGAGCCAGCGGCCAAAGGAGCCAGTGGAAAACTTCTGATCTGGTGTTACTCATCTGACATATGATAACTCTGCACTGTCAGATAAAGATACCAATGTTAGTTCTTAGAAAGAGGTAGTAAAATACATGTATTTAAACAAAGACATTAGAAGGCAGTCAGACATACAGACCAAGACACTGTACCTCTGCCAGGTATCTAAATCCCCACATCACACGAGGATCTTTTTCCAGAAAAGGGTCCTTTTTTGTGTTAAATGCAAAAgacttaaggctcgtacacactatacgaaaatcggatggaaaaatGTGTGCGACGAGCTGtcttccgattttcggatcgttagtacagtgcTTTCGACAGCTGATTTTGCTTTtccgtcagacaaaagctggatgtgcagactataaaataTTTGTCGGACGTGAACTCAACGTTTCATTAGTACGGTTTTCATACCAAAAAAAATCTAAGAGCAagactacacatgctcagaaatgaaagaatacatccaaaactattcaacacattgcGTCACTTCGACATTGTATTCTGTTGTACGAAAATGTTCGTATTgtaagtaacctcttcactttcgacatgagactagtaTGCCACAAAAAAACGTACGTTTGGTCGTCCAAAAATCTAAGCgtgcgtacgaggctttaggcttcattaaggcccctttcagactggggcaggagccgcagtggcggtataacgctgcaaaaaatagcggcgctataccgccggaattgccgcgggtatcagccgctagcagtgcagtattaacccccgctatagaggcgcattgcgggtggtattgccgcggtttcccattgttttcaatgggaaggagcggtatacacgccgctcctctcactgctccaaagatgctgctgacaggagatttttttgtctcccgccagcgcatcgcctcagtgtgaaagccctcgggctttcacattgagtctgcagtgaaggagtttttcaggcgggatagcagcgctatttttagcgctgtaccgcctgaaaaactcctcaatgtgaaaggggccttagacttgtGGTTGGTTGCGGGGTTGAGCCGCATTTTTGCCACCCACTGAACACCCCCCCATTAAGCATAGGCAGCGGACGGTGGTGTTTACATGTGTCCACAATCCTTTGCTTCATGCCTGCAACAAAGTTCACTTAACTTGTAGCGATCACTACACAAACAGTAAAAACTGtggtatatataaaatctaaCACAGTCTGCCATTAAGCATATACAGTAGAAAGCCCAGCATGCTTTGCAAAAAGAATGTCATTAATGTACTAATAACCAATACATTACAACTACTATAAAACAActttcagttttcagtgctgtaacactttgaatgacaactgcacggtcatgcaacattgtacccaaattaaatttttatagacgtcatatgacgcccgcccaggataagagatccctcctgcggacgTCATTTGATGATGGCTGGGATgagaagtggttaacaaccagtaaagagcgtccttaacaaccggtgagtcatcagctgtcagaagaattcccagctgacaactgaattattttttcttttaaactgtGTTTaagccccccccatccatgccttTTCTGgaatgctgggctgcatgctcggaaaaagggtctagtatggattttggcgtGGGGTACCCGCATGCAGTTTATAAtttgtagtttatttttttatattcagctGTTAGCGGCgaatcccactgacagctgatgaatcattggttgttaaggacatggcAGCCACCTGCTCCCTAACAAaccccagggccggactggcctacctgGATATTGGGAAATTTCCCGTAGGCTGCCCACCCTGGGACCGCTTTGAGCTAAGCCGTGCCTGTGGGCGGCTGCAGCGCTCCTCTCCCTTCTCCTGTCACACACACAGCAGGCACAGAGTTCAGTGTGAAATGTTTGGCTTTGCTGCTGTGTCAAAAGTCccgtcctcctcctagaccagctcatgtgatagacgcagtgttctatcacacaagctggtataggaggagggcgggacttttgtcCCGCCCTCCTGGAGAGCTGCTGTTTGGGCAGAAAACAAGCATCAAAACGCTCGTAAAATGCTCAAGTCTCTAGTATCTagtttctattgaagtctatggggccaaaaacacttgcaatctgccaaaaagaagcttCAAGCAGAAAATTGATCAGGTGGGAAtcgggcctaaactgataaacagTAAAGGTTTTTGAAGTGTATCCTAGCAATATTTATTAATGTAATAGTTTTTGACCATTTCAAAATTTCACACAATTTTGAGGTTTGATATATTTGAGATATTTTTACTGAAAACAGTCTAATCTTTCATAGAACATTTTGAGTTTTTACCGTATTGCATGCACTAAAGTTaatctaaatgtatttttcactGAAAAAATGGATTTGAAAAGTAGTTGGGTAAACATGCACAAAAATTGCAGCTTCTATTTTATTAACATTCTTCATATTCAGAGAATATActgtttattgttttgtttaattAGATTTGTAatggaaaaaatgtgcattttaaggTGTTGTAAGCCCTTGtggttttccaccttaatgcattctatgcattaaggtgaaaaaccttctatagtgcccccagacccccctttttACTCACGTCTTTCCAGCGCCAagaacgagcacaccagctccaacCGTTGTCTCGGGtcatgattggatagattgatagcagcgcagccattggctcccgctgctgtcaatcaaatccaatgacgcagtagccggggggtggggctgagttctgctgtctgtgttaatagacacagcagcaggacatggaagtaagggacactcgagaagaggaggagccaggagcgctgctaagagaccccagaagaggaggatcagggccactctgtgtataaccaactgcacagaggaggtaagtatgacatgttcgttataaaaaaaaaaaaagatttagttaTCCTTTAAGCATGTGTATAAAAAATCGAAAAGGTATCCTGGTAGAAAAAGGGTTGAAGCAATGTCCTGTTTCAGTTTCTTCTGAATACGTACCGTTACATTTGAGAAAAGCACGCCAACCATCCATAAAAACAGCCTTGGTTGTCTGTCCAGAATGTTACAAGGAGAAAATACAGCCCACACTGTGAgcaaaagaaataaaatagaagGGGAGAATAATGGTAATAGCCCTTCATATGCTGAGTTCTTTAGCAGAGTTTTCTGTTGATAACCCCtgagtgtaaaagaaaaaaataattgaacaGTACAATCAAATTCACTAATGTcattctttctgaatacaaatGTTATTTACAGCCAGCGGCATCGTTAAGGGGTGGCCATTGAGGCTAGAGCCCCAAATCTGGGACCCATAGCCCCGAGTACAGGGCCACCCCTACCGTGAGAGTATCACAGGCTGCCTGACACTGCGCTGTCCCGCACAGCCGGGGCATTCTCACTGAGTCCGCACTCAGAGCTTCACTGAAAGCCAGAGTCGGGAGGAACTTTTTCACACAATCTCCAGAGCGGGGGAGGCGGCAGGTGAGTGCAGaccatggaggagggggggggggactctgtactaccctagcctgtcctctGTATACGCCAGCCTGTCCTCTGTATACCCCAGCCTGTCCTCTGTATACCCCAGCCTCTCTCCTGTATTACCCAGCATGTCTTCTATATACCCCAGCATCTCTGTATACCCCAGCCTGTCCTCTGTATACTCCAGCCTCTCTTCTGCATACCACAGCCTGTCTTCTATATACCCCAGCCTCTCTTCTGTATAACCCAGCCTGTCTTCTATATAtcctagcctctctgtatacctcaaCCTCTCTTCTATATACTCTAGACTCTCCATATACCCCAGCATGTCTGTATACACTAGCCTGTGTGTATCccccagcctctctgtatacactagcctGTCTTCTATATACCCCAGCCTGTCTGtatgtgacaatccgcatctagtGGCAGGTTACATGACAagctgcatcttgtggcaggtaacgtgacaACCTGGGGACCTCTAtgaaaggggggctctctggggaccctgatgttatgatatatatatatatatacacacacacacatatattttatacatgtgtatgcccgcCCAAGCATATGACTTTTACtttgctgctatgggctctagccccagatcttttgtaaaCTTAGCAATGCCCCTGTTTACAGCCATCTAATTTCCTCGGATCTCCCATTCCTTtcctgcaaatcaatttatagctTAAAATACATTGAACATAACACATTTTATTTGCTCCTGGAGTATGAAAAAAATGCCAATATGATGTGCTacctttacttaaagcggaggttcaccctaaaaacaagtttctaccatgccatccagcatactagcgtgagctacagtatgcttttatttatttatttttgcgccgtactcacagtttaatcccttagttaagtttcagactccctgcagggagtaggcgttcctatgcagaggggaacatgattgacagccggctatggcgcgtcaagattcccgaaaatagccggagtaggactcggctcttcacggcgctatacggcgcctgcgcacagactaggagctgactgcgcaggcgccgtgaagagccaagtcctatttcggctattttcgggaagcgtgacgcgccataactAAGTGATtaaactaagggattaaactgtgagtacggcgcaaaaaaaaaaaataaaggcatactgtagctcgcgctagtatgctggatggcatggtagaaaatatttatattttttttagggtgaacccccgctttaagatactCCCTGTTTCCagtactagttttttttttttgtttacaaaagttttattgtaCAATTTGAGATGGATATAAACATAGACAATATATATGAAATCGTCTCAAGATGTGtaataaaaaacaacacaaaaaacatAGTATGCAAATCTTACATGAGGCACAGTAACTTATTGAATCATtgatacagaaaaaaaagtttgatcaTATTGTAACTTGTGAGTGAGATAGGAATTGTTGTGGAATCGACCAGTACGACCATTTGTCGTCAAATGCATGCAAGGTATCATTAAGTGTGTGGTAGATTCTATCGGATAGTCTTAGCAGCTCCATCCTATCTAGTACCTGTGACCAATGCAAAGCATCTGTTTTCCAATTAAGGGCAATCATCCACTGTATGGAGCTGCAGAGGGAGTGAAACAGTCTGCCACATGGGGGAGGGACATCAGGAATATTAGCGTACAATAGGCAAATTTGGGGGGTGAGAGTGAATGTGTGTTTTGAGGAGCTTTCAAATCTGTGTGATGCATCTTTCCAAATTTGAGTCATATGGGGGCAGCTCCAGAAGATATGTAGTAATGTGCCCTCCAACTGGCAACCTCTGAAACAGTTTGGGGAGACTAAGGGATAATACGTGTGAATTTTGGCAGGTGTAAGGTACCATCTACAGAATAGTTTTAATGGGGTTTCTATGAAGGAGGCCGCTCTGTTGCTTTTACGGAGGTTCTCCGACATATCTTTCCAGGTGTCAGAAGTGAAGTTAAGTCCTATTTCAGCTTCCCAATGCAACATTGGCTGTGACTTGTCAGGGGTAGAGAGTTCATTAAGGTATTGATAAATTCTTGAAATCATCCCTTTATCTCTAGATGTGGAGAGACATATTCTCTCGAATAATGTGTTAGTAGGTTGGGTAGAGAGGGAGAAGTGTGTGGAAAAAAATTCTTTTATCTGAAGATATCTTTCATGCTCTGTAAGGGGAATACCATCTATCCTCTGAAGAGCCTCAAAGGGCCTGAATTCCCATTTATATTGTAAGGATCCTAGTGTGGTCTTATTGGAGTTTATCCAGCTTGAAAATGAGGATCTATCATTAAATGCTGGGGCTAATCTGGGATCCCCAAGGAATGAGGTGAGTGGCGAGATAGGGGAAGATAATATAAATATGTCCTTAATTTTAAGCCATAAATGAAGCATATGTGCCACTATCAAAttgagtttgcgtagttttctgtATAGGACGTTGTTGGACCATAATATACCCTGGAGAtggaaggggaggatggaggatgtTTCAAATTTAATCCAGGGGATATCCTGAGAGGGAGAGAACCACTGTGATATTTGGGAAAGTCTGGCTGCTAAGAAGTACTTCCACAAATTAGGGAGGCCTAGCCCTCCATTGGGAAGGGTTCTATGTAGTAGAGCGTAGCTGTATCTGGGTTTTTTGTTTGCCCATATGAACTTGTTGATGAGCCTTTGGATGGATTCTAATTTGGATTTGGGAATGTTGATTGGAAGAGTACGGAAATAGTATAGGATTTTGGGGATAATGTTCATTTTGATTGCACAGATTCTGCCCAGGAAAGAAATATTGTAGGTGGACCAGGTACCAAGGAGGGAACTAACATGGTTGAAAAGGGGAATGTAATTAAGTTTGAATAAGTCATTGTAATTAGGAGTGACATTAACCCCCAAGTATTTCACTGAGCGTGAGTTCCACGAAAAAGGGAAGTTGGCTTGAAGTATATTAAGGGTGTTTTGTGGGATGTTAATGGGCAAGGCTGAGAATTTACTTAAGTTTATCTTGAGGCCCGAAATGTCGTGAAACATATTCAGTTCCCTCAGAAGGACCGGGATAGAAATATGAGGGTCTGTGATGTAAAGCAACGCATCGTCAGCGTAAAGACTAATTTTGTATTCTATATTCTCTTTGGAGTATCCTCTTATGTCAGGATTGGTTCTTATGGCTTGGGCAAGGGGTTCTATAGCCAGAGCAAAGAGGAGTGgtgatagggggcagccctgtctagtgccTCTGCCTAGAGGGAAGAAATCCGAATTGTATCCCGGGATCCTAATACGGGTTTGGGGGGCTTGATAAAGAGCATTAAAGCCTTGGAGGAATTGGCCTGAGATTCCGAACCTGGGCAGGAGATTGTTCATGTATGTCCAGCTAACACTATCAAAAGCCTTATGTATGTCTAGGCTAAGTAGGCATGTTTGGCGGTAATGTAGGTTGGTATCCTGTATAATGTTCATCACTAGTCTGATGTTATCCGTTATCTGTCTATTAGGGATAAAGCCAGATTGGTCAATATGAATGAGTGGAGAGATCACCTTTGCGAGTCTCAGGCGAGTCTCAGGCGAGTCCTGTCAGCATCGCGCCGCCTCCAGTACTAGTTTTAAACCAGTACTGGTTTAGCCCTGCTGCTGGAAACAGGAATTATGTTTAGCAAAGATATAACATATTGGTAGAGGCTGCTAGAAACATTATAAATAAACATGTTTTTGTGAAAATGCACCCAAAGGGGAAAATTCTGCATTATGTCCTCCTCCCCTTCCATATttagcatttttttgggggggtacttAATTTTGACAGATACCCATTCCCATTTCCAAGCGGaagtcctcccccctcccttcctgtggttttctgggacacgtcacagatcccagaagactgtgggatCATTCACCAGGCACAGCATGGCTCGTGTATGCGCAGTGGGCAGCCACCTGTGAAGCCAAAAGCAGCATAGCCggctgcccacagttaggatgccGATGCCGGGAACCCACAGGCTAGTGAAGAACTAGCCCtggtgaggacagcgctggatccctgtccttttattaaaagtcagtagctacaggatttgtagctgttgactttaattttttcctttttctagaCTGAACAACTACTTTAATCACATGTTTAGAACTAACACAACTACATATAAATTACAGGCATATGCACTACTTGTATCCTAAAACATTGTAAATTCAGTTTtatccttaaagtgtttgtaaaggcagaatgttttttatcttaatgcattctatgcattaagataaaaagccttctgtgtgcagcagccccctgatacttacctgagcccatctctatccagcgatgtgcatgagtgcCTCAGCCATCCggaactctccctcctgattggctgagacacagcagtggctcgattggctcccactgctatcaaagATAGTTAGATAATCAGTAGAGAGAGGTGCGGGGCCAAACCGTGACTCTGTGTTTGAATGGATACGCGGAGCTGCGgtctcggctcgggtgcccccatagcaagctgcttgctgtgggggcactcaaaatGAGGAAGGGGCCACgagctccagccagggacccaagaagaggatgatctgggccgctctgtgcaaaactacagcacaaaagcaggtaagtataacatgtttgttattttcattgaaaacaaaaacaagactttataaTCACTGTAATAAATCAGGATGCTGACTGACAACATTTTCTTTGAATCATTGGAGCTATACTGCTATGGTTAGATGTGTCCTAAATCGGAACTCTAGGCAGATTTAtaggggttttaaaggtacaatttgttttcctaaatagcttcctttaccttagtgcagtcttccttcacttacctcatccttccattttgcttttaaatgtccttatttcttctgagaaatcctcacttcctgttattctgtctgtaacgccacacagtaatgcaaggctttctccctggtgtggagtgtcgtgctcgccccctcccttggactacaggagagtcaggacgctctctacgttgcagatagagaaaggatttgtgtgttagtgggcgtcctgactctcctgtagtccaagggagggggcaagcatgacactccacaccagggagaaagcctcgcattactgtgtggagttacagacagaagaacaggaagtgaggatttttcagaagaaataaggacatttaaaagcaaaatcgaaggatgaggtaagtgaaggaggactgtactacggtaaaggaagctatttaggaaaaataggCAGATTTTCTAATCTGCGGTGGATCTACTTCCCTTCCTAACTCCGTCTCTGGGCATTACAGTGCTACAAAAGctgtttaactgcgcatgcgcgagatcttTGTTGTCATAACAACAGGGCGGGACATTCCTTCGTCGCCGCCCGTTTTTATTACAACAATACAAACTAACGGCGCTACGAGCGCAGTTGAACTACGCATGCGTGAgatagagaggtgcatgctgattacccagcatgcacctctctcctGAAAACCAGGAACAGCTAGCGACTGGGCGTCACATGCCCTTAATTAAAATGGAAACAGCCACAATATCATGGGAGAAGATATTAAGTTTTTATATTATTACTAAATCGATCGGGAGCGGCTAATATATTTAATTGCTTGTATGCTATAGTAATGTGTGGatcataaaaaaattttttaccttCCACTTAATCAGCTGCTAGCTTGAGATTCTGGAGCAGTAAGTTGTTATTTTGTTGTCAGTTCCAGTGGGctcttgctgttttgtttttcaacCTGAATAGCTATGTAACTACATCTTTGAATACACAATACACAAGTTGCATTGCAAATGATAAACGTTAAATGTATAACTTACTTAACTATATTGTATAGAGCCTGAGGAAAGCTGATAAGTAAACTGCatcctgcaaaaaaaatgcaatacaattACAAAAATAGACACGTGGCATCAA
This genomic window contains:
- the LOC120940968 gene encoding ethanolaminephosphotransferase 1-like, whose protein sequence is MSNTRSEVFHWLLWPLALVVGLTVSGYLGTMEEPTFFAAAVGATVAHVHYGVCVGKQLSKHFHIYIFSLKKREII